The following is a genomic window from bacterium.
TTTATTTTCTCCCATTATTACCACCTCCTAAATCAGTCTTTTACTTACAACTTAAAACTTATAACTATTAGAACAGCTTCAGGTTCCTCAATTGCACGCTTGTTTCAACAATAGTATTTTTGGGCCCGTCTAAATCAACAACACTGTCGCTGTTAAAATCAAACCTGTCTGTATCGACCTCAACAGTAATTTTTATCAAAGTAACCCTGGCCAATTCATCAGATGTGTCTATCGCGGTAGAACTCGCGCCGCCTGGATCGGACGCCGCGATTTCAGCCGCGCTCACAACCCCATCCCCGTTAGTATCCAGCGTTAAATCATTCCCAAAATAATCAAAAGCAAGCGCCTTTACATATTCCCCTTTAATATCGTCGCTTACAAGCACATTAAAGGCGTCTTTTATCAGGCGGTGCATTTTTTGATTTTCCACAGGCCCCTCCA
Proteins encoded in this region:
- a CDS encoding prepilin-type N-terminal cleavage/methylation domain-containing protein, producing MNINKEKGFTLVEFLVAMFIFIIIITGVYTIFIQANKAFQAGRKQVRSSQNARVVVEVMAREIREATAFSADFDSLTVRDTNGNRISYYLEGPVENQKMHRLIKDAFNVLVSDDIKGEYVKALAFDYFGNDLTLDTNGDGVVSAAEIAASDPGGASSTAIDTSDELARVTLIKITVEVDTDRFDFNSDSVVDLDGPKNTIVETSVQLRNLKLF